TCTTTGCTCTGGGCTTCCCCATTGGCCTGATTTTTGGATTGTTTGCCATATGGGTACTGCACGCCAATTTTCTGCCGCACTTTGATCAGTACACCAGAGAAACGTTTGATTTTATGAGGCAGCTGCAGGGGCAGCCTTAGGCGCGCTGTGACCTCGTTGAGTGCTTTGAATACGCCGGAATAATTGCTGGCAGAGGAAGGTGGTAAGGCCTTTTCAAAACTGTGCGGAGCCATGGATGGCGGAGCTCAAGAGCCCCACGGACGGGCTTGAGCGGGTTTTGAAAAGGCCTTTCCGCCTTCCGAAAAAACGGAAGCTCATTAATGGCCGAAGAAAACGACAACAGTCAGGAAAAAACGGAAGAGGCCACGCCCCGAAGGCTTGAGAAAGCCAAAGAGGAGGGCCAGACCGCGCGTTCCCGTGAGCTCGCCACCATGGCCGTGCTTCTGGCGGGTGCTGGCGGCCTGCTGATGTTTGGGGCCAGCCTTGGCGCCTCGCTCGAAGCCATCATGCGTGACAGCTTTGTGCTCGAACGTTCCGCGATCTTTGATACCCGCCACATGAGCGTCCAGCTGATTGCCTCAGCCAAAGAGGCCGCCTGGGCCCTGTCGCCGATACTTATCCTGTTGTTGATCGCAGCCATCTTCGGTTCAATCGGCATCGGTGGGCTTTTGTTCAGCGGCAAGGCCATTGCGCCAAAACTTAACCGGATGGACCCCATCAAGGGCCTGGGTCGCATGTTCTCGGCGCGCTCCCTGATCGAACTGGTCAAAGCCATCGCCAAAGTTGGTCTGGTGCTGGCGGTTGCCATACTAATCCTCAACCTGCGCACCGAGGATCTGCTGAGCATCGCAGAAGAGCCTGCGGTACCAGCCATGGAGCACGTTCTCTGGACATTGGGCTGGAGTTTCTTTGCGCTTTCCTGCGCCACCATCATCATTGCTCTTATTGATGTGCCGTTCCAGATATACGATCACCAGAAAAAGCTGAAAATGACCAAGCAAGAGGTCAAGGACGAGTACAAGGACACCGAGGGTAAACCGGAAGTCAAAGGTAAAATTCGCCAGCTCCAGCGTGAAATGGCGCAGCGCCGCATGATGCAGGATGTGCCGACTGCCGATGTGGTCATTACCAACCCGACCCATTATGCCGTGGCCCTGAAATATGATCAGAAAGCAATGGCAGCGCCTGTGGTCGTCGCCAAGGGTTCCGATGAAATCGCCTTCAAGATTATGGAAATCGCCCGCGAGCACAAAGTCGAAATTCTCCGCACGCCGCCGCTCACCCGGGCGGTCTATCACAACTCTGACATTGGCGATGAGATTCCCGATGGCCTCTATATGGCGATAGCTCAGGTTCTGGCTTACGTTTTCCAGCTTCGGCAATTCCGCAAAGGACGCGGACCCAGGCCTGGCATGCCTGATTTCCCGATCCCTTCTGACCTTCGACGTGATATTTAGGCCGGGATCCCAGGTCCCCGCCGGGCGTTAGCAGCAAGCCTCAATAACCCGAACCATCGGCTCCCCGCGACTCTCCGGAATCGGCAGCTTTCCATACCACGACCGTGGATCGTGAACCGTCGCTGATGTGAACCCGCAGGACAGGAAGTGCGCCCGCGCTTCTTCATCGGTAAGGAAGTGGAACGACACCTGGCTTCGGGTGACGGCGCCCAGAACGTGGCCGAGGGTATTGAGAGTGCCTTTCAGTAATGGTTGCTTCGGGCGATAGTAGCTTTCGGAAAGGTAGACAGAGCCGGGACGTTTTGCCATGACCGCCGACAAACGCCGCCAGAAATTGCTGATGACGTCCAGGGTGAAGTAGCTCGTCAGGCCTTCGGTAATGATAATAACGGGGTTGGTGTTATCGAAGACCCGGTCGATGACCGTTTCCACCTGGTACTCACCATGATCAGCCAGAATATCGATGGGTGTCACCTGGTGATGTTCGCCAAGTCTGCCCGCCGCCAATAACCGCATTGCTTTTCGGCCCGCCATGTTCGGGAGGTCGGCTTCGACCATCTGGATCAACGGGTGCCGCGCCCTTAGCCGGATGCCGCGAGGGGACATGCCACAGGCGATTTCAAGAACCTGGGTGATGCCCTGTTCGTTGATGGCTTTGTCTATCAGGTGATCAATGATGAGATGGCGTTGCAGCAGGAAGGTTCGGATATTCCCGCCGATGGCGACCTTGCTCGCGGCCTCGAAGGGAGTCATCAGGTGATAGAGCCAGCGGCCCTGACGGGTAGCAAGAATATCGTCGGAGAGCCCATACCGGTGCCAGACGGCACCGGTGTAGAGGGCAGTAAAGCTGATTCCCGAGCTGTCAGTCGGTTTGTTGCTCATAAATGGCTTTGCCCCATGCCTCGCGACTGCCCGGCAGGATCAGGTTCAGGATGATGGCAGCCACCGCACACAGAGCGATGCCTTCCAGGTGCCCGAGCACCATACCACCAATTCCGAATACCAGGGTTACACCCACGATAACCAGATTGCGGGACTCTGCCAGATCTACCTGGTGGCGGATCAGTGTGTTCAGGCCGACCACGGCGATAGAGCCAAACAGCAGGCAAAGAATGCCACCCATGACCGGAACCGGAATGGTTTGCAGGGCAGCGCCGAACTTGCCCACGAATGCCAGTACAATCGCAACCACAGCGGCCCACCACATGACGCGCGGGTTGAAATTCTTGGTCAGCATGACCGCACCGGTCACTTCCGAGTAGGTGGTGTTAGGTGGTCCGCCGAGCGCGGCCGCTGCGCTGGTTGCGAGGCCATCGCCCAACAATGTACGGTGCAGGCCGGGCTTTTCAATGAAGTTCTTGCGGGTTACGTTGCCAATAGCCAGAACGTCACCGATATGCTCAATGGCCGGCGCAATGGCGACGGGGATCATGAACATAATGGCACCCCAGCTGAACTCGGGTGCTACGAATTTGGGCATGGCCAGCCAGGCGGCTTCCTGGATAGGTGTGGTATCCACGATGCCGGCAAACGCCGAGAGCACGTAACCGGTGATAACCCCGAACATGATCGGGATCAGGCGGAAGATGCCTTTGGCCCACACCGACATGATGATAGTCACGGCCAGGGAAGTCATGGCGATCCAGATGGCGGTGTCATAAGGGATAAGCTGGGTGGCACCGTCACCGGTGCGACCGGAGGCCATGTGCACGGCGACCGGGGCCAGGCCGAGACCGATGGTCATGATGACCGGGCCAATAACGACCGGGGGCAGGAGGCCGCGTACAAAGCCGGTTCCGCGAAGGCGAACCAGTCCGCTCAGGATAATGTAGAGAATACCGGCAGCCATCAGTCCGCCAAGGGTCTCTTCCATACCGAACTTGCCTTTGGAGGCAATCACGGGCGCGATAAACGCGAACGACGAGGCCAGAAAAATCGGGATCTGGCCACCGGTAACGATATGGAAAATAAGGGTGCCGAGGCCGGCAGTGAACAGGGCGACGTTCGGGTCCATCCCTGTGATAAGGGGCATCAGCACCAGAGCGCCAAAAGCAACAAGCAGCATTTGGGAGCCGGCGATGACCTGTTTCCAGACCGGGTCGTTGGTATGATCCTGCATTATTAAACGTCCTTCTGCTTGGTGCCGAAGATCTTGTCTCCGGCATCGCCGAGACCCGGCAGGATGTAACCCTTGTCATTCAGGTGGTCATCAACCGACGCGGTATATATAGATACGTCCGGGTGCTTTTCCAGTACCTTCTCGATACCCTCGGGTGCTGCAACCAGAACCAGAGCGCGGATTTCCGTGCTGCCAGCCTTTTTCAGAAGATCGATCGTGGAAATCATGGAGCCGCCGGTCGCAAGCATCGGGTCCACAATCAGCGCCATGCGCTGGTCGAGCTCACCCACGAGTTTCTCCAGATAGGTGCTTGCCTCCAGGGTCTCTTCATTTCGAATCTGGCCAACTACGCTGACCCGGGCAACCGGTATCAGGCTGAGGACGCCGTCCAGCATGCCCAGCCCGGCACGAAGAATGGGAACAATGGTTATTTTCTTGCCATGGATCTGCTCGACATTAACCGGACCGGCCCAGCCTTCAATGGTCTTTTCCTGCAGGTTGAAATCCTTGGTGGCTTCGTAAGTCAGCAGCGCGCCGACTTCCTGTGCCAGCTCACGAAAATTCTTGGTGCTGATGTCCGCCCGGCGCATCAGGCCGAGTTTGTGTCGGATCAGGGGGTGCTTAACCTCGTGGATTGGCATGGGGTCACCTGTGTGTCTGGATTATCAGTGTTGGTTTTGGGAACGCGATTAAATGGCGCAAGGATACCGTATCTAACAGGTTGAGTCAGGCAGCCCCGGGGAGAAAGCCGGAGGAAATCCGGTAAGGAGTGGTACGGATCTTGCGACACCACCCTGAGATGGCGCCCCGGCGTCAGATTTTCGACCCTGATAACGCCTGCAGGCACAGCCAATCGGAGAAGTTTCCGGCATGGACAGAGCTTTAGTCCTTAACAACGTCAAATCCCTGACGCGGGGAAATCTGGGTGTCCCGGTCATGCTGATGGGGCTGTTGGGCATGATGATTCTGCCCATGCCCGCGTTTCTGCTGGACGTCTTCTTTACCTTCAACATCACACTGTCGATAGTTATCTTGCTGGTGTGCGTGTACGCCCTACGGCCTATGGAGTTCGCTTCTTTCCCGACGGTTCTGCTGGTAGCGACACTGCTGCGCCTGGCCTTGAACGTGGCTTCAACCCGTATCGTGTTGCTGGAAGGACACGAGGGGGGTGATGCCGCGGGTAAGGTGATTGAGTCGTTTGGTGCCGTATTGATTGGGGGTAACTACGCCGTCGGCCTGGTGGTCTTCGCCATTCTGATGATCATCAACTTCCTTGTGGTCACGAAAGGGGCCGGCCGGGTTTCTGAAGTCAGCGCCCGCTTTACCCTGGATGCCATGCCCGGCAAACAGATGGCCATTGATGCGGACCTGAACGCCGGACTGATCAATCAGGAAGAGGCCAAGCATCGGCGGGCTGAAATCGCCCAGGAAGCCGACTTCTACGGTTCCATGGACGGTGCTTCGAAGTTCGTGAAAGGGGATGCTGTTGCCGGTTTGCTGATTCTGGCGATCAATATTATTGGCGGCGTGGCCATCGGAATGCTGCAGCACGATCTCGATTTCGGGCTCGCCATGGAGCGATATGCGCTGCTGACCATTGGTGATGGTCTTGTGGCCCAGATTCCGTCGTTGTTGCTCTCCACCTCTGCCGCGATCATGGTGACCCGGGTTACCTCCAGCCAGGATATGGGTGGACAGATTCTACAGCAGATGTTCAGCGCGCCGAAGGCTCTGGCTATTGCGGCCGCCATCCTGATTATACTGGGGCTGATACCGGGTATGCCTCACGTGGCGTTTCTTGGACTGGGCGGTCTGTCGGCGGCGGCGGCCTGGTATATCTGGAAGCACGACCGTCAGACTGTGGAAGAAGACGCCGTGTTCCCCGGGCGCAGCGGCGCTGGCGGAGCAGCTCGTCCGGCTGGTCGGGACCTGCCCCCGGGCGGCGATTCCGGGAGCGACCAGGGTCGGCAGCTGCCAGCACCGGGCGAGTCCAAAGAACTCGGTTGGGATGATGTGGCGACGGTGGATGTTGTCGGGCTTGAAGTGGGTTATCGGCTGATTCCTCTGGTCGATAAATCGCAGGGTGGCCAGTTGCTGAGCCGGATCAAGGGTGTACGTAAAAAGCTGTCCCAGGATCTGGGCTTTCTGATGCCCTCGGTGCATATCCGGGACAATCTGGACCTGATGCCCAATGTGTACAGGATAACTCTGATGGGGGTGACCATCGCCGAAGCGGAGATTCATCCGGATCGGGAGCTGGCGATTGATCCCGGTCAGGTCTTTGGCAAAGTAGAAGGTATCGAAGGCAAGGACCCCGCGTTTGGCCTTGATGCATGCTGGATAGAGCCAGAAAAGAAGGATCAGGCCCAGACTCTCGGGTATACCGTGGTGGATGCCAGCACGGTCGTGGCAACGCATCTTAACCAGGTTCTCCAGAAGCATGCCCATGAACTGCTTGGCCATGAAGAAGTCCAGAAGTGGCTCGATCAACTGGAAAAGATCTCTCCCAGACTGGCGGAGGAGCTCGTCCCGACCACTATTTCCATCAGCTTGCTGCTCAAGGTGTTGCAGAGTCTTCTGAGAGAAGAAGTGCCGATCCGTGATATGCGCTCCATTGCCGAGGCCGTTGTTAATGTCCATCCCAAGAGTCAGGATCCGAAACTGCTGACGACTGTCGCCCGCCAGTCGCTGAGACGAATGATTGTCCAGAGCATCTGCGGGAACGAATCAGAAATCCCTGTTATTACCCTGGATCCGGATCTGGAACAGTTATTGCTAAAGTCTGTTCAACAGAGTCAACAATCCGGCGGTCAGGAAGACATAGGGCTGGTTCTGGAGCCGAACATGGTGGAAAAGTTGCAGCGGTCCCTGCAGGAAAGTGTTCAGCGTCAGGAAATGCTCGGTAAACCCGCGATCCTGCTGGTTTCCGGCCCGTTGCGACCGGTGCTGGCAAAATTTGCCAGTTATGGAATTGAGCGTTTGCACGTTCTCTCCTACCAGGAAATACCGGATAACAAACAGATCACTATCGTGGCGTCCGTCGGCCAGTAACCGGACGGGCGACAAAGCGGACAGCGCAACACGGCGCTGCCGGTGGAGGATGAAACAGAATGAAAGTAAAACGGTTTTTCGCTCAGAGCATGGCAGAGGCACTGAAGCAGGTCAGCGAGCAAATGGGGCCGGACGCTGTGATTCTCTCCAACCGGCGGGTAGATGGCGGCGTCGAAATCGTGACGGCGCTGGACTACGACGAAAATATGGCGCGGCAGAGTCTGGGGGACAAAGCCCAGGATGCGACCAACGGATCCCGTCTGGCCGAGATGCAGGCGGACCAGCACCGCAGGCTCGAAGACGAACTGGGCCGTTCCAGAGATCGCATTCGCGACGTCAGGGAGAAGCGGGCGAAGGTCGGCGCATCCTATGGCGGAGCATCTTTTGCTGACCTGAATGAGGCGGCCTCTGTCGGTTTTTCAGGTGCCGAGGTCGGAGGCCCGGCAATGCCTGAAAGCTTTTCCGGGGCCACGGGCTATTCTGATGAACTGGCCCAGATGCGCGCCGAGATCAGTTCCCTGCGTGACATGGTGAGCGGGCGCACGGCCGAGCCGGCAAAGCCTGTTAGCAACGCGGTCCAGCAGCGTCTGGCTGAACGGCTTCTGGAATTTGGCCTCAGTAGCAACCTTGCCGGGTCTTTGTCCCGTCGCCACAAGGGTGGTCGTCTGGATGAGGGCTGGAAGCAGTCCCTGAAGATGCTGGCGACGGGTGTTCGGACATCCCGGCATGAATGGTTGGATGAGGGTGGTGTTTATGCGTTGGTCGGGCCGACTGGTTCAGGCAAGACTACGACCATCGGCAAGCTGGCAGCTCGTCACGTTCTGCGCCATGGTTCTGATTCGCTGGTCTTGGTGACCACAGACAGATACCGGGTTGCTGCACACGAGCAGCTGTTTGTATTCGGCCGTATTCTGAATGTCCCTGTCCGGGTTGTGGATGAAAGTCATTCCCTGGACGACATTCTGGATGAACTGTCCGATCGGCATCTGGTGTTAATTGACACCGCTGGCCTGACGAGTACCGATAAGGGGTATCAGGAACAAC
This Marinobacter salinus DNA region includes the following protein-coding sequences:
- the flhF gene encoding flagellar biosynthesis protein FlhF — encoded protein: MKVKRFFAQSMAEALKQVSEQMGPDAVILSNRRVDGGVEIVTALDYDENMARQSLGDKAQDATNGSRLAEMQADQHRRLEDELGRSRDRIRDVREKRAKVGASYGGASFADLNEAASVGFSGAEVGGPAMPESFSGATGYSDELAQMRAEISSLRDMVSGRTAEPAKPVSNAVQQRLAERLLEFGLSSNLAGSLSRRHKGGRLDEGWKQSLKMLATGVRTSRHEWLDEGGVYALVGPTGSGKTTTIGKLAARHVLRHGSDSLVLVTTDRYRVAAHEQLFVFGRILNVPVRVVDESHSLDDILDELSDRHLVLIDTAGLTSTDKGYQEQLAELARSHHNIRTHLVVSATSQPRIMKSVWHCYKMANLAGCVMTKIDEALTLGESLGFVMETGLPVAYYTDGQKIPEDLHHAEAIPLVRLAVERLKKLQQQQAVAEGA
- the flhA gene encoding flagellar biosynthesis protein FlhA, which translates into the protein MDRALVLNNVKSLTRGNLGVPVMLMGLLGMMILPMPAFLLDVFFTFNITLSIVILLVCVYALRPMEFASFPTVLLVATLLRLALNVASTRIVLLEGHEGGDAAGKVIESFGAVLIGGNYAVGLVVFAILMIINFLVVTKGAGRVSEVSARFTLDAMPGKQMAIDADLNAGLINQEEAKHRRAEIAQEADFYGSMDGASKFVKGDAVAGLLILAINIIGGVAIGMLQHDLDFGLAMERYALLTIGDGLVAQIPSLLLSTSAAIMVTRVTSSQDMGGQILQQMFSAPKALAIAAAILIILGLIPGMPHVAFLGLGGLSAAAAWYIWKHDRQTVEEDAVFPGRSGAGGAARPAGRDLPPGGDSGSDQGRQLPAPGESKELGWDDVATVDVVGLEVGYRLIPLVDKSQGGQLLSRIKGVRKKLSQDLGFLMPSVHIRDNLDLMPNVYRITLMGVTIAEAEIHPDRELAIDPGQVFGKVEGIEGKDPAFGLDACWIEPEKKDQAQTLGYTVVDASTVVATHLNQVLQKHAHELLGHEEVQKWLDQLEKISPRLAEELVPTTISISLLLKVLQSLLREEVPIRDMRSIAEAVVNVHPKSQDPKLLTTVARQSLRRMIVQSICGNESEIPVITLDPDLEQLLLKSVQQSQQSGGQEDIGLVLEPNMVEKLQRSLQESVQRQEMLGKPAILLVSGPLRPVLAKFASYGIERLHVLSYQEIPDNKQITIVASVGQ
- the flhB gene encoding flagellar biosynthesis protein FlhB; the protein is MAEENDNSQEKTEEATPRRLEKAKEEGQTARSRELATMAVLLAGAGGLLMFGASLGASLEAIMRDSFVLERSAIFDTRHMSVQLIASAKEAAWALSPILILLLIAAIFGSIGIGGLLFSGKAIAPKLNRMDPIKGLGRMFSARSLIELVKAIAKVGLVLAVAILILNLRTEDLLSIAEEPAVPAMEHVLWTLGWSFFALSCATIIIALIDVPFQIYDHQKKLKMTKQEVKDEYKDTEGKPEVKGKIRQLQREMAQRRMMQDVPTADVVITNPTHYAVALKYDQKAMAAPVVVAKGSDEIAFKIMEIAREHKVEILRTPPLTRAVYHNSDIGDEIPDGLYMAIAQVLAYVFQLRQFRKGRGPRPGMPDFPIPSDLRRDI
- a CDS encoding class I SAM-dependent methyltransferase; protein product: MSNKPTDSSGISFTALYTGAVWHRYGLSDDILATRQGRWLYHLMTPFEAASKVAIGGNIRTFLLQRHLIIDHLIDKAINEQGITQVLEIACGMSPRGIRLRARHPLIQMVEADLPNMAGRKAMRLLAAGRLGEHHQVTPIDILADHGEYQVETVIDRVFDNTNPVIIITEGLTSYFTLDVISNFWRRLSAVMAKRPGSVYLSESYYRPKQPLLKGTLNTLGHVLGAVTRSQVSFHFLTDEEARAHFLSCGFTSATVHDPRSWYGKLPIPESRGEPMVRVIEACC
- the upp gene encoding uracil phosphoribosyltransferase codes for the protein MPIHEVKHPLIRHKLGLMRRADISTKNFRELAQEVGALLTYEATKDFNLQEKTIEGWAGPVNVEQIHGKKITIVPILRAGLGMLDGVLSLIPVARVSVVGQIRNEETLEASTYLEKLVGELDQRMALIVDPMLATGGSMISTIDLLKKAGSTEIRALVLVAAPEGIEKVLEKHPDVSIYTASVDDHLNDKGYILPGLGDAGDKIFGTKQKDV
- a CDS encoding uracil-xanthine permease family protein yields the protein MQDHTNDPVWKQVIAGSQMLLVAFGALVLMPLITGMDPNVALFTAGLGTLIFHIVTGGQIPIFLASSFAFIAPVIASKGKFGMEETLGGLMAAGILYIILSGLVRLRGTGFVRGLLPPVVIGPVIMTIGLGLAPVAVHMASGRTGDGATQLIPYDTAIWIAMTSLAVTIIMSVWAKGIFRLIPIMFGVITGYVLSAFAGIVDTTPIQEAAWLAMPKFVAPEFSWGAIMFMIPVAIAPAIEHIGDVLAIGNVTRKNFIEKPGLHRTLLGDGLATSAAAALGGPPNTTYSEVTGAVMLTKNFNPRVMWWAAVVAIVLAFVGKFGAALQTIPVPVMGGILCLLFGSIAVVGLNTLIRHQVDLAESRNLVIVGVTLVFGIGGMVLGHLEGIALCAVAAIILNLILPGSREAWGKAIYEQQTD